One genomic region from Peromyscus eremicus chromosome 20, PerEre_H2_v1, whole genome shotgun sequence encodes:
- the Kcns2 gene encoding potassium voltage-gated channel subfamily S member 2, with the protein MTRQSLWDVSEADVEDGEIRVNVGGFKRRLRSHTLLRFPETRLGRLLLCHSREAILELCDDYDDVQHEFYFDRNPELFPYVLHFYHTGKLHVMAELCVFSFSQEIEYWGINEFFIDSCCSYSYHGRKVEPEQEKWDEQSDQESTTSSFDEILAFYNDASKFDGQPLGNFRRQLWLALDNPGYSVLSRVFSVLSILVVLGSIITMCLNSLPDFQIPDSQGNPGEDPRFEIVEHFGIAWFTFELVARFAVAPDFLKFFKNALNLIDLMSIVPFYITLVVNLVVESSPTLANLGRVAQVLRLMRIFRILKLARHSTGLRSLGATLKYSYKEVGLLLLYLSVGISIFSVVAYTIEKEENEGLATIPACWWWATVSMTTVGYGDVVPGTTAGKLTASACILAGILVVVLPITLIFNKFSHFYRRQKQLESAMRSCDFGDGMKEVPSVNLRDYYAHKVKSLMASLTNMSRSSPSELSLDDSLH; encoded by the coding sequence ATGACCCGTCAGAGCCTGTGGGACGTGTCCGAGGCCGACGTCGAGGATGGAGAGATCCGCGTCAATGTGGGCGGCTTCAAGAGACGGCTGCGTTCCCACACGCTGCTGCGCTTCCCTGAGACGCGCCTGGGCCGGCTGCTCCTCTGCCACTCTCGAGAGGCGATTCTGGAACTCTGCGATGACTATGACGACGTCCAGCATGAGTTCTACTTCGACCGTAACCCTGAGCTCTTTCCTTACGTCTTACATTTCTACCACACCGGCAAGCTGCACGTCATGGCTGAGCTGTGCGTTTTCTCCTTCAGCCAGGAGATCGAGTACTGGGGCATCAATGAGTTCTTCATCGACTCTTGCTGCAGCTATAGCTACCATGGCCGCAAAGTGGAACCTGAGCAGGAGAAGTGGGACGAACAGAGCGACCAGGAGAGTACCACGTCCTCCTTTGACGAGATCTTGGCCTTCTATAACGATGCTTCCAAGTTCGATGGCCAACCCCTGGGCAACTTCCGCAGGCAGCTGTGGCTGGCACTGGACAACCCGGGCTACTCGGTCCTAAGCAGGGTCTTCAGCGTCCTGTCCATCCTGGTGGTGTTGGGATCTATCATCACCATGTGCCTCAATAGCCTGCCCGACTTCCAAATCCCTGATAGCCAGGGCAACCCTGGTGAAGACCCCAGGTTCGAAATCGTGGAGCACTTTGGTATCGCCTGGTTCACATTTGAGTTGGTGGCCAGGTTTGCTGTGGCCCCTGACTTTCTCAAGTTCTTCAAGAATGCTCTAAACCTCATTGACCTCATGTCTATTGTGCCCTTTTACATAACTCTGGTGGTGAACCTGGTGGTGGAGAGTTCGCCTACCTTGGCTAACTTGGGCAGGGTGGCTCAGGTCCTGAGGCTGATGAGGATCTTCCGGATTCTCAAGCTGGCCAGACACTCCACTGGCCTCCGCTCCTTGGGAGCCACCCTGAAATACAGCTACAAGGAAGTGGGGCTGCTCTTGCTCTACCTCTCGGTGGGGATTTCCATCTTCTCGGTGGTGGCCTATACCATCGAAAAGGAGGAGAACGAAGGCCTGGCTACCATCCCCGCCTGCTGGTGGTGGGCTACCGTCAGTATGACCACTGTGGGGTATGGAGATGTGGTCCCAGGGACCACAGCCGGGAAgctgactgcctctgcctgcaTCTTGGCAGGCATCCTGGTGGTGGTCTTGCCCATCACCTTGATCTTCAATAAGTTCTCCCACTTTTACCGgcgccaaaagcaacttgagagtGCTATGCGTAGCTGTGACTTTGGAGATGGAATGAAGGAGGTCCCTTCAGTCAATTTAAGGGACTACTATGCCCATAAAGTTAAATCCCTCATGGCAAGCCTGACAAACATGAGCAGGAGTTCACCCAGTGAACTGAGTTTAGATGATTCTCTCCATTAG